Proteins found in one Methylobacter sp. S3L5C genomic segment:
- a CDS encoding DUF3570 domain-containing protein: MAAIKSDKKTALAAFTTAALSLPGLTVSAAIPSAQILSNVSYGHYQESDNRMQVDIYHADAIIPLTDRLELAFSLDRDTYSGATPSFSMPASMTNVAKYKQKADGTVSNELSYVDVISAASGGVTAAGLTILGGLNGFQSFSDGNTAAQAEITTNSNTQLTALETTKTNDQAALDTSYNADKALITDTYKSDLNNLNVAIPALTDQYETDKAVIETNLAAVPGNIANNVTIDFNTGMSLSSYAGFANTSPIAGGGCPGSGSSGCYNQNGMVVGIVEDTSNPIAHLHRAGTVADRSLQYHSDSSGIYIRSQDSKAFSLDSMNFKAPISGANPDNGPNDYWEILGFNTALNPNLDTGDGTNYATRVAYQTVANGFDGTLQLNSSFNNINAAWIHFKGYPQTPTDGKEFSMALDNINVSPVLALSNQVNAYNAEITTLTATYNTQLAALTDPVQLALLTNNYTMQMSVLTGNYTTQTAAINQSYTDQSAQNAASLNELAKQAAISLYSDILNSQVPTGTQAVQVFQVQPQETRSMPQVNVKYYLDATTLAISGGLSDEPDYLSNFGSTNISHEFNDKLTTVSAGYGMTSNTIARNGSGHSSHHGSDPAHYPTSYQALNEASTFNSFTTSIAQVLSKNTLFQSTASYTNQSGYLSNPYKSVYVRGEITPTEYYNLWNPTDAGVDWNAVTNLEVVGLELFRENRPRQRNIGSLSNRINHYIPELDASAHFDYRFYTDDWGINSHTFEAKWFQTLPGGFTIIPSIRYYSQSQADFFAPYFLAPRADGNYSSDFRLSAFGDLSGGATLKKQFARGISLEIGAEYVTHSGSLKLGGGGVGNYANFDYYLAHANLSVDLSAKALTGGDHSSHTMHHHGVPVPAGVMYGHMMSQADEIMVGYRYQYSNQGGAMLHGSDSVNDQALVSNACTDYNQGCLYKPTSMNMQMHMLDLMYAPTDWLNIMLMPQLMSMDMTMSNPIRPYINQTEENDFGGHGGAKHFSNDIGDTVVTALVKVLDKNGHHVHLGLGMSTPTGSIGARLDSSNLQDYGMQTGSGTWDFKPSLTYTGQVNDFSWGVQVSGVKRLEKNKYDYAYGDIFQATPWGSYQAFNWLSASVRGVYTAQGDIKGATNQAHQVTSTVDSASNYGGRFLDVGVGLNASVTGGKFVGHNVSFEWLQPVSTDYNGYQLNRNGALAVSWNYAF; this comes from the coding sequence GTGGCTGCAATTAAATCAGACAAAAAAACTGCACTGGCGGCATTCACGACAGCGGCACTCAGTCTGCCCGGATTGACTGTCTCGGCCGCCATCCCTTCGGCACAAATACTATCCAATGTCAGTTACGGCCATTACCAGGAAAGTGATAACCGTATGCAGGTTGATATTTACCATGCCGATGCGATTATTCCGTTGACCGACCGGCTTGAATTGGCTTTTAGTCTTGATCGCGATACTTACAGTGGTGCCACGCCATCGTTTAGCATGCCGGCAAGCATGACCAATGTGGCCAAATACAAACAAAAAGCGGATGGCACAGTCTCAAATGAACTTAGTTATGTTGATGTCATATCAGCCGCATCAGGTGGTGTCACGGCAGCAGGATTAACCATACTTGGGGGTCTTAACGGTTTTCAGTCATTTTCTGATGGCAATACCGCAGCCCAGGCAGAAATTACCACCAATAGTAACACTCAGCTAACCGCGCTTGAAACCACAAAAACCAACGATCAAGCAGCGCTAGACACCTCTTATAATGCGGATAAAGCTCTTATTACAGACACTTACAAATCAGATTTAAATAACCTCAATGTTGCAATCCCTGCGTTGACCGACCAATACGAAACCGATAAAGCCGTTATCGAGACCAATCTGGCGGCAGTTCCCGGCAATATCGCCAACAATGTAACGATTGACTTTAATACCGGAATGTCATTATCGTCCTATGCCGGCTTTGCCAATACCTCACCTATCGCCGGTGGCGGTTGTCCCGGTTCAGGTAGCAGTGGCTGCTATAACCAAAATGGCATGGTGGTTGGCATTGTTGAGGATACGTCAAACCCGATAGCCCATTTACATCGTGCTGGTACTGTGGCTGATAGATCCCTGCAATATCATTCCGATTCCAGCGGTATTTATATTCGCTCCCAAGACAGCAAGGCCTTTAGTCTTGATTCTATGAATTTTAAAGCACCTATCTCTGGGGCAAACCCTGATAACGGCCCCAATGACTATTGGGAAATTTTAGGCTTTAATACCGCACTCAATCCAAATCTGGATACCGGTGACGGTACCAACTATGCCACTCGTGTTGCTTATCAGACGGTTGCCAATGGCTTTGACGGTACCTTGCAGCTTAATAGTAGCTTCAACAATATTAATGCAGCCTGGATACATTTTAAGGGTTATCCGCAAACACCAACGGATGGCAAAGAATTCAGCATGGCATTGGATAATATCAATGTTTCCCCTGTCTTGGCATTATCCAATCAAGTAAATGCTTATAATGCTGAAATAACAACCTTAACCGCCACTTACAATACACAATTGGCGGCATTAACCGATCCTGTACAATTAGCATTGTTAACCAATAACTACACGATGCAAATGTCAGTACTAACGGGCAACTATACTACTCAAACAGCAGCAATAAACCAAAGCTATACCGATCAATCGGCTCAGAATGCTGCATCGCTCAATGAACTGGCCAAGCAAGCCGCCATTTCTTTATACAGTGATATTCTCAATAGTCAGGTGCCCACCGGCACCCAAGCCGTACAGGTTTTTCAGGTGCAACCCCAAGAAACCCGCTCAATGCCTCAAGTCAACGTCAAATATTATCTTGATGCAACTACACTGGCAATATCCGGCGGTCTTTCTGACGAACCGGATTATTTATCCAATTTTGGCTCCACCAACATCAGTCATGAATTTAATGACAAACTCACTACAGTATCCGCCGGTTACGGCATGACCAGCAATACCATTGCCCGCAACGGCAGTGGCCATAGCTCCCATCATGGCAGTGACCCGGCACATTATCCGACTAGTTACCAAGCATTAAATGAGGCAAGTACTTTTAACAGCTTTACTACCAGTATCGCCCAGGTACTTTCCAAAAACACCTTGTTTCAGTCCACCGCCAGCTATACCAATCAAAGCGGTTATTTGAGCAATCCCTATAAATCCGTTTATGTGCGTGGTGAAATCACCCCGACAGAATACTATAATCTCTGGAATCCTACCGATGCTGGCGTCGACTGGAATGCAGTAACCAATCTGGAGGTCGTTGGTTTGGAATTATTCCGCGAAAATCGCCCCAGACAACGCAATATCGGCTCTTTATCCAACCGTATTAATCACTATATACCCGAGCTTGATGCCTCCGCACATTTTGACTATCGCTTTTATACCGACGACTGGGGTATTAATTCTCATACCTTTGAAGCAAAATGGTTTCAAACCCTGCCCGGCGGCTTTACCATTATCCCCAGTATTCGCTATTATTCGCAGTCGCAAGCCGACTTTTTTGCGCCGTACTTTTTGGCACCCCGTGCTGACGGCAACTACTCCAGCGACTTTCGTTTATCTGCCTTTGGTGACTTAAGTGGCGGTGCCACCCTAAAAAAACAGTTTGCTCGCGGCATCAGTCTGGAGATTGGCGCTGAATATGTTACCCATTCAGGCTCTTTAAAACTCGGTGGCGGCGGAGTTGGTAATTATGCCAATTTTGATTATTACCTGGCCCACGCCAATTTAAGCGTGGATTTATCGGCCAAGGCACTGACCGGTGGCGATCACAGTAGCCACACCATGCATCATCACGGCGTGCCGGTACCAGCCGGGGTTATGTATGGACACATGATGAGCCAAGCTGACGAGATTATGGTCGGTTATCGTTATCAATACAGTAATCAGGGTGGCGCCATGCTGCATGGCAGCGATTCGGTCAACGATCAGGCGTTGGTTAGTAATGCTTGTACAGACTATAACCAGGGTTGCTTGTATAAACCCACTTCCATGAACATGCAAATGCATATGCTGGATTTAATGTACGCACCGACGGACTGGTTAAATATCATGCTGATGCCGCAATTGATGAGTATGGATATGACCATGAGCAATCCTATCCGTCCCTATATCAATCAGACCGAGGAAAATGACTTTGGCGGCCATGGTGGAGCCAAGCATTTTAGTAACGATATCGGTGACACTGTAGTTACCGCGTTGGTTAAAGTCTTGGACAAAAACGGTCATCATGTTCACTTAGGATTAGGTATGAGTACACCAACCGGTAGTATCGGCGCACGACTGGATAGCAGCAACTTACAGGATTACGGCATGCAAACCGGTAGCGGCACCTGGGATTTTAAGCCCAGCCTGACCTATACAGGACAAGTCAATGACTTTAGTTGGGGCGTACAAGTGAGCGGTGTTAAGCGTCTGGAAAAAAATAAATATGACTATGCTTATGGGGATATTTTTCAGGCAACCCCTTGGGGCAGCTATCAGGCGTTTAATTGGTTATCGGCTTCGGTGCGCGGTGTCTATACTGCACAGGGTGATATAAAGGGAGCAACCAATCAGGCGCATCAAGTTACCTCAACCGTGGACTCTGCCAGTAATTACGGTGGCCGATTTCTGGATGTCGGTGTGGGTCTTAATGCCTCGGTTACCGGTGGCAAATTCGTGGGCCATAATGTCAGTTTTGAATGGCTACAACCGGTCAGTACCGATTACAACGGTTATCAGCTTAATCGCAATGGTGCCTTGGCAGTAAGCTGGAATTATGCGTTTTAG
- a CDS encoding DUF4266 domain-containing protein, which translates to MHALTQWLGEQRLTLDKTMRPTLNVFVTFGNLSNYTRNQWTHRLVIALLCSSVLVCQGCSTVAPWQRGNLAKPEMGINPHPNLNSFRDHIFTSKEASQGGHSGAGGGCGCN; encoded by the coding sequence ATGCACGCTTTAACACAATGGCTTGGTGAGCAACGTCTTACCTTGGATAAGACTATGCGACCGACACTCAATGTGTTCGTTACATTCGGTAACTTATCGAACTACACGAGAAATCAATGGACTCACCGACTGGTCATCGCCCTACTCTGTAGCAGCGTGCTTGTTTGCCAAGGTTGTAGCACGGTTGCGCCCTGGCAACGGGGTAATCTGGCCAAACCGGAAATGGGTATCAATCCCCACCCCAATTTAAACAGCTTTCGTGATCATATTTTTACCAGCAAAGAAGCCTCACAAGGTGGACATAGCGGTGCAGGAGGCGGTTGTGGCTGCAATTAA
- a CDS encoding IS5 family transposase, whose protein sequence is MKRITLSDEEWTRILASLKKLPGVHIGLPDICRQFVNAILWILRTGAQWRVLPSTYGKWNSIFKRFSRWCINGIWGEILCHLAEDADLQDVSMDGSVIRAHACAAGAAYSSAENEALGRSKGGFGCKIHALCDGLGMPIKFILTGGQEAECKQAISLLENVNASAVLADKAYDTNELREWLASREIKAVIPPKSNRKEDIECDYWHYKERHAIECMFGKLKHYRRIATRYEKKAINYMGMLSFSSVLLWLR, encoded by the coding sequence ATGAAGCGGATAACATTAAGTGATGAAGAGTGGACTCGTATTTTGGCAAGCTTAAAAAAATTGCCTGGAGTTCATATCGGTTTACCCGATATTTGCAGGCAGTTTGTTAATGCCATTTTGTGGATATTACGTACGGGAGCACAGTGGCGTGTATTACCGTCAACGTATGGTAAATGGAATAGCATCTTCAAGCGTTTTTCACGTTGGTGTATCAATGGCATATGGGGTGAAATTCTCTGTCATCTTGCTGAAGACGCTGATTTACAAGATGTTTCCATGGATGGTTCAGTTATTAGAGCACATGCCTGCGCAGCTGGAGCGGCATATAGTTCTGCTGAGAATGAAGCACTTGGGCGCTCCAAAGGTGGATTTGGTTGTAAGATTCACGCGCTTTGTGATGGCTTGGGCATGCCCATCAAATTTATCCTGACAGGCGGGCAGGAGGCTGAATGCAAGCAAGCCATATCTTTATTGGAAAATGTTAATGCTTCAGCCGTTTTAGCAGACAAAGCCTACGACACGAACGAGTTGCGGGAGTGGTTAGCCAGTCGTGAAATAAAAGCGGTTATCCCACCTAAATCGAACCGAAAAGAAGATATTGAGTGCGATTATTGGCATTATAAGGAGCGGCATGCCATTGAATGTATGTTCGGTAAGCTCAAGCACTATCGCAGAATTGCTACACGATATGAGAAAAAAGCTATTAATTACATGGGGATGCTATCATTTTCCTCGGTGCTTTTATGGCTGAGGTGA